In Oncorhynchus masou masou isolate Uvic2021 chromosome 28, UVic_Omas_1.1, whole genome shotgun sequence, the DNA window ACCCCAGCCAAGGGCTCAACGGCCAGAGCAACAAACACCAGCCCCAGCTCCTGGACATTGAGGTAGCTCATGAGATAGCCTACCTAGATGAGGTGTTGGAAGCTAACTGCTGTGACCCCGGGGTTGATACCACGCCATCACCCTCTAACGGGACGGCGACCACTGAGAAACACCCCAGGGAGGTCAACATCGACGGGACTGGACCATCTGTCAACATctccaacacagacacaacatgcCATGAGGTCATAGTAGAGGGGAGAAAGCAGACTATCTTCATTGGACACCAGGATGTCAATTACACCAACAATACCAATAACACCTGGCCCAATGGCCACTCTGGGCCAATGGGAGGAAAGCAGGAGAACTACaggaagcagggaggagagacaatATCCCCCACTATGACCACCATCAAGAAGGAAGCTCGTTTCGAGCTGCGGGCCTTCCAGGAGGAGAAGAAGCCGTCCAAGCTGTTCGACCCGTGTGAGAAGGAAGTGCGCGTGAAGAAGGTGCGTCCCTCGGAGGAAGTGGtagagctggagagggagaggttggaGCTGATCAGGGGCCAGGCGGTAAAGAAGAACCCAGACATGGGGACAAAGTGGTGGAACCCTCCTCAGGAGAAGAGTCTGGAGGAGGAGCTTGAGCCAGACAAACTAGAGTCACACAGGAAGTACGAGGAGAGGAAGCAGCAGAGGAGGTCAGAGTTCACTGGTGGGATGTCCCAGATGTACGCCCAGTACTCCATGACCTTTGACCCTAAGGCTAACCCTGAGGCTGGCCGCGACACGCCCGAGCTCTTCCAGAGCACCAAGGAGGACATCCTGGTGGAACAGGTGGACTTCTCTACCGCCAGGAAGCAGTTCCTCCAGATGGAACACGCAAGGCAGCAGGCAGCCGAGAGGTCACAGGTCACAGCTCCCAACTCGGCCAAGCCCTTCTCCAGATCACCAGACACCGTGATCCACGTGGAGCGATCCTCCGATTACGTCACTGTGGGCTACAGCAGTTACCAGGACTCACCACTAGAGGACAGCGACACAACCACCACAACAGTCCGGACAGAGAGGATATACTACAGCCCAGAAGGGTCCCAGTCCCCCACCTCTACCGTTGGGAGGGTCCTGGGTCTGGGACAGGGAGAGCCCAGTAATAGTGGCCCCAAGGAGACCTCGATGGAGAACAGATACAGAGACGGAGACTTTACCTGCGCCAGGGCCGTCATGACCATCATAAAAGATGAGAAGGATCCTCTGTCCCTCCAGCATCATTCCTCCTGGCTCCACAGCCCCAGCGCCTCTCTGTCCTCCTGCAACCCCAAAGAATGTGACTCCGGGCTGGACGAGCTTTCCCTGCGGTCCCTGGATAACTCTATGCTGGATACCCTGTCAAAAGACTTCAGCATGAGTAACGCATCCGACAGTGGGGCGTCAAATGAGACCATGTCGGCCTCCTACCTGGGGGAGTCGTCTCTGGGAGAGTactccttcccctccaccccACAGTCCACTACACCCGTCAacggaaagatggagggaggcaCCACCATGTCCCCTGGGGAGCAGAACGAGGTAAGTCAGGGTCTGTCGGAGCAAGAGCTGGAGTACCATGCAGGTATGCTGGTGCAGAGTATCATCCAGCACGCCCTGATGAATCAGAACCAGTCTCAGCAGGGTAAGGAGTGGCAGAGAGTCCCCCCCCTCCAGATGAGGCACTCAGATGCTCTACCTCCATTTTCTGGGAACCTTTCATCACTACCAACAGAGCATCAGTCACTCACACATCTAGACCTCCACTCTCCACCACCTCCCCAGCTCCACTCACCTCCAAGCCCTCTGCAGCAGTCACCAACACCCTTACAGACCCTCCAGTCAGCTCCACCCCAGTACCAGTCAACTCCATCACCTCAGCCGCTGTCACCTccaccccagctccagcccctccCAACCCAGGTAGAGAGACCTACCTATGTCCAGGTAGAGAGACCTACCTATGTCCAGATGGAGAGACCTACCTACGCCCCCCTTCCACAGAGATCTTCCTCTGGGGGTCCTAAGATCCTCGTCCAGTCCGCACTCAGTCGCTCACTGGCCCTAAACCCAGACCCGGTCCCAGTCCGCACTCCTGTCCTCATCCCTCCCCGTCCCATAGAGCCCTATCAGGCTCCAGAGCTGACCCGGACCCTGGGTGAAAAAGACCAGTTCAGCTACTTCTCTAAGTACTCCGAGGCAGCCGAGCTCCGCAGCACAGCCGCAGCGACCAGAGCCCAGGAGACAGAGCAGAGCACCGGGCCGTTCAAGCTGCGCTCCCGGAAACAGAGGACTCTGTCCATGATCGAGGAAGAGATCCGAGcggcgcaagagagagagaaagagctgaaGAAGCAGAGACTGGGATCGGTGCGGTCAGGACCGGATCCCAGAGCCAACCAGACTGGCAGACCAAAGACGATGACTATCAACCCCAGGGACAAGCACAAGACCAACAGCCTGCCCGCCAAACTCAGCCTCTCTGGGAGCCTGCCACCCACCAAACTCGCCCTCACCAGCAAGACGGCACCAGGTGAGCTGTGGTAACTGTTTCTGCGTCTGAAACCTTGTTCTTTTCATAAGTATTGTACTATGTAGACAATAGGGTGCTGTTTTTGGAAACAACCCGtaagaaaaaaaaaactgtctatcagtgattgattgattgacatttGATTGGTATGTGAGTTGTCCCCTTGTATAAGTCTTCACTTCCATCCAGAAGGCTGTATTCATGTTCCCCTGGTGATGGTATTATAGGGGGGCTCATTTCCTCAGGTCAATAAGAAATCCAAGGGctttagatctggtaaaagataatacaaagaaaaaaaaacaacattcttttttgtaccatcatctttgaaatgcaagagaaaggccatcatgtattcctccagcccaggtgcaatttagattttggccactagatggcagcagtgtgtgtgcaaagtttaagactgatccaataaaccattgtatttctgttcaaaatgttgtatcaagacgaCCCAATCGtacctaatttgtttattaatatctTTTCATGTTCAAAAATGTGCACtcccctcaaacaatagcatggtattctttcattgtaacagctactgtaaattggacagtgcagttagattaacaagaatttaagctttctgccaacaTCAGATATTTTAACACTACAATAACATAGGACTATAGTGGTCAACACAACTATAACATAGTGGTCAACACTACAATAACATAGTGGTCAACACAACAATAACATAGTGGTCAACACTACAATAACATAGTGGTCAACACTACAATAACATAGTGGTCAACACTACAATAACATAGTGGTCAACACTACAATAACATAGTGGTCAACACAACAATAACATAGTGGTCAACACAACAATAACATAGTGGTCAACACTACAATAACATAGTGGTCAACACTACAATAACATAGTGGTCAACACAACAATAACATAGTGGTCAACACAACTATAACATAGTGGTCAACACAACAATGACATAGTGGTCAACACAACAATGACATAGTGGTCAACACTACAATAACATAGTGGTCAACACTACAATAACATAGGACTATAGTGGTCAACACTACAATAACATAGGACTATAGTCGTCAACACAACTATAACATAGTGGTCAACACTACAATAACATGGGACTATAGTGGTCAACACAACTACAAAATATTGGTCAACACTACAATAACATAGTGGTCAACACTACAATAACAGTGGTCAACACTACAATAACATAGTGGTCAACACTACAATAACATAGTGGTCAACACAACAATAACATAGTGGTCAACACAACTATAACATAGTGGTCAACACAACTATAACATAGTGGTCAACACTACAATAACATAGTGGTCAACACAACAATAACATAGTCGTCAACACAACTATAACATAGTGGTCAACACTACAATAACATAGTGGTCAACACAACAATAACATAGTGGTCAACACAACAATAACATAGTGGTCAACACTACAATAACATAGTGGTCAACACTACAATAACATAGGACTATAGTGGTCAATGAGCCAGTACTGCATTCAATAGACACGACGCCGTCTTCCCATTCAATATTGATtagatacagagtcaatgtagaggatAGACATGAAAAGATGATattctattatactgtatgtattgacATATATAGTAGATAGTGTCTGTATTGACATATACAGTGGATAAATTGTCTGTATTGACAAGATCATTTGTATTGTCATGTCCTTATATGACATTAATTCTGTGTGTATAACCTGCAGGTAAGATAAATCCTTCTGCATCCCCCTCCTCGTCTGAGAATTCCTCGCCCCTCTTGGACCTGGGCAGTGACGACTCTGGGGGCAGCGGGCGCCCCAAAAACTTCATGCAGACCCTGATGGACGACTACGAGACTCACAAAGTGAAGCGCCGGGAGAAAGTAGAGGACAACAgtgtgagtagtagtagtagtagtagtagcagctgtagtagtagtagtagcagctgtagtagtaatagtagcagctgtagtagtagtagtagcagctgtagtagtagtagtagcagctgtagtagtagtagcagctgtagtagtagtagtagctgtagtagtagtagtagcagctgtagtagtagtagtagcagctatagtagtagtagtagcagctgtagtagtagtagtagcagctgtagtagtagtagtagcagctgtagtagtagtagtagtagctgtagtagtagtagtagcagctgtagtagtagtagtagcagctgtagtagtagtagcagct includes these proteins:
- the LOC135518452 gene encoding LOW QUALITY PROTEIN: A-kinase anchor protein 2-like (The sequence of the model RefSeq protein was modified relative to this genomic sequence to represent the inferred CDS: inserted 1 base in 1 codon), with product MYAMEINVEKDRKTGXTRILSASAVSPDEVPDCGVKVFDDGRNVVYEVRSGGSSTLDNGVHRWSSQQVDELMKRVGATSGCAQGGKAKVTVNPADADDPKISPRSIDHSADLPTNYTYTTPPAVPSSATTAHKMPQPHAPITTQPPPCREVIYEGEVTKAPQATAEKPITMIFNHNVDDQDETKRLLGFNGTIKAEIVLIDEDDEKSLREKTVTDGYSTMDGNAADLVSGARPLSDTTELSSEGKDESSATATKELPSPAVKGWTPQVPMAPGKGIMSKPALTAVRSSKASEDGSGDLKRDRTERKSVGFLNSVRVISALGRDSSTTTSPMEVEAHPESCYPSQGLNGQSNKHQPQLLDIEVAHEIAYLDEVLEANCCDPGVDTTPSPSNGTATTEKHPREVNIDGTGPSVNISNTDTTCHEVIVEGRKQTIFIGHQDVNYTNNTNNTWPNGHSGPMGGKQENYRKQGGETISPTMTTIKKEARFELRAFQEEKKPSKLFDPCEKEVRVKKVRPSEEVVELERERLELIRGQAVKKNPDMGTKWWNPPQEKSLEEELEPDKLESHRKYEERKQQRRSEFTGGMSQMYAQYSMTFDPKANPEAGRDTPELFQSTKEDILVEQVDFSTARKQFLQMEHARQQAAERSQVTAPNSAKPFSRSPDTVIHVERSSDYVTVGYSSYQDSPLEDSDTTTTTVRTERIYYSPEGSQSPTSTVGRVLGLGQGEPSNSGPKETSMENRYRDGDFTCARAVMTIIKDEKDPLSLQHHSSWLHSPSASLSSCNPKECDSGLDELSLRSLDNSMLDTLSKDFSMSNASDSGASNETMSASYLGESSLGEYSFPSTPQSTTPVNGKMEGGTTMSPGEQNEVSQGLSEQELEYHAGMLVQSIIQHALMNQNQSQQGKEWQRVPPLQMRHSDALPPFSGNLSSLPTEHQSLTHLDLHSPPPPQLHSPPSPLQQSPTPLQTLQSAPPQYQSTPSPQPLSPPPQLQPLPTQVERPTYVQVERPTYVQMERPTYAPLPQRSSSGGPKILVQSALSRSLALNPDPVPVRTPVLIPPRPIEPYQAPELTRTLGEKDQFSYFSKYSEAAELRSTAAATRAQETEQSTGPFKLRSRKQRTLSMIEEEIRAAQEREKELKKQRLGSVRSGPDPRANQTGRPKTMTINPRDKHKTNSLPAKLSLSGSLPPTKLALTSKTAPGKINPSASPSSSENSSPLLDLGSDDSGGSGRPKNFMQTLMDDYETHKVKRREKVEDNSVLEATRVTRRKSNMALRWEAGLYTNEDGEEKEEEE